One genomic segment of Mycobacteriales bacterium includes these proteins:
- a CDS encoding urease subunit gamma, whose amino-acid sequence MRLTQHEQERLLITLAGDVARRRRDRGLKLNHPEAVAILTCFVLEGARDGRSVADLMQAGRHVLARDDVLPGVAELIESVQVEATFPDGTKLVTLHGPIP is encoded by the coding sequence ATGCGCCTCACCCAGCATGAGCAGGAGCGGCTGCTGATAACTCTGGCCGGCGACGTTGCGCGCCGGCGCCGGGACCGCGGGCTCAAGCTCAACCATCCCGAGGCGGTCGCGATCCTGACCTGCTTCGTGCTCGAGGGCGCGCGGGACGGACGCAGCGTCGCCGACCTCATGCAGGCCGGCCGGCACGTGCTCGCCCGCGACGACGTGCTGCCCGGCGTTGCGGAGCTGATCGAGTCCGTCCAGGTCGAGGCTACGTTCCCGGACGGCACGAAGCTGGTCACGCTGCATGGGCCGATTCCGTGA
- a CDS encoding urease subunit beta, with amino-acid sequence MPGQVWTAVGTIQLAVGRARIEITVENTGDRPVQVGSHYHFAAANPALQFDRAAARGFRLDIPAGTSTRFEPGMTRRVTLVAVAGRRVIPGLRPEHSGPLDG; translated from the coding sequence ATCCCGGGCCAGGTCTGGACTGCGGTCGGCACGATCCAGCTCGCCGTGGGGCGTGCACGCATCGAGATCACGGTCGAGAACACCGGCGACCGCCCTGTCCAGGTCGGCTCGCATTACCACTTCGCGGCCGCCAATCCGGCGCTTCAGTTCGACAGAGCCGCGGCGCGCGGCTTCCGGCTCGACATACCGGCAGGTACGTCGACCCGGTTCGAGCCGGGCATGACGCGGCGGGTCACGCTCGTCGCAGTCGCCGGCCGACGCGTCATCCCCGGGCTACGTCCAGAACACAGCGGACCGCTGGATGGCTGA
- a CDS encoding urease subunit alpha — translation MAELSRARYAQLYGPTTGDRIRLADTDLLIEVTEDRCGGPGALAGDEAVFGGGKVIRESMGQSRATRADGTPDLVLTGVVVLDHWGVIKADVGVRDGRIVALGKAGNPDTMDGVTPGLVIGPSTEIIGGNGLILTAGGVDSHVHLIAPQQLPVALSAGITTLIGGGTGPAEGTKATTVSPGGFWIAMMMRALTEWPVNVALLGKGNTVSSEGLWEQLRAGAAGFKLHEDWGTTPAAIDACLTVAQRAGVQVAIHTDTLNEAGYLESTLTAIAGRTIHTYHTEGAGGGHAPDIIRVAAHSNVLPSSTNPTRPYTINTLDEHLDMLMVCHHLKPSIPEDLAFAESRIRPSTMAAEDVLHDLGAISMIGSDSQAMGRVGETIIRTWQTAHVMKRRRGALPGDGAADNLRARRYVAKYTIAPAVTHGLNTEIGSVEPGKLADLVLWEPAFFGVRPHLVLKAGVIAHANMGDANASIPTPQPQLPRPMFGAYGGMSARLGLQFVAPAALDDGLAARWSSERPLVPIRDVSRLTKADLPQNDALPSIDVDPETFAVHVDGERIEPDPATELPMAQRYFLF, via the coding sequence ATGGCTGAGCTCTCGCGTGCGCGGTATGCCCAGCTGTATGGACCGACGACAGGCGACCGCATCCGGCTTGCCGACACCGACCTGCTGATCGAGGTCACCGAGGACCGCTGCGGTGGGCCGGGGGCGCTCGCCGGCGACGAGGCGGTGTTCGGTGGCGGCAAGGTGATCCGTGAGTCGATGGGCCAGTCGCGCGCGACGCGTGCCGACGGAACGCCGGACCTCGTGCTCACCGGCGTGGTTGTCCTCGACCACTGGGGCGTGATCAAGGCGGACGTCGGCGTCCGGGACGGCCGCATCGTCGCGCTCGGGAAGGCCGGGAACCCGGACACGATGGACGGTGTAACCCCCGGACTCGTGATCGGGCCGTCGACCGAGATCATCGGCGGCAATGGCTTGATCCTGACCGCCGGCGGGGTCGACAGCCACGTCCACCTCATCGCGCCGCAGCAACTGCCGGTCGCGCTCTCGGCCGGCATCACCACGCTGATCGGTGGCGGCACGGGCCCGGCGGAGGGGACGAAGGCCACCACGGTCAGCCCAGGTGGGTTCTGGATCGCGATGATGATGCGGGCGCTGACCGAGTGGCCGGTCAACGTTGCACTGCTCGGCAAGGGCAACACGGTCAGCAGCGAAGGCCTGTGGGAGCAGCTGCGCGCCGGAGCCGCCGGTTTCAAGCTGCACGAGGACTGGGGCACCACGCCGGCCGCGATCGACGCCTGCCTCACCGTCGCGCAGCGGGCCGGCGTGCAGGTCGCGATCCACACCGACACGCTCAACGAGGCCGGCTATCTGGAATCCACGCTGACCGCGATCGCCGGCCGGACGATCCACACCTACCACACTGAGGGTGCCGGCGGTGGGCACGCGCCGGACATCATCCGGGTGGCCGCACACAGCAACGTGCTGCCTTCCTCGACCAACCCGACGCGGCCGTACACGATCAACACCCTCGACGAGCACCTCGACATGCTGATGGTCTGCCACCACCTCAAGCCGTCGATCCCCGAGGACCTTGCCTTCGCCGAGTCGCGCATCCGTCCGTCGACGATGGCTGCCGAGGACGTCCTGCATGACCTCGGTGCGATCTCGATGATCGGCTCCGATTCGCAGGCGATGGGCCGGGTCGGGGAGACGATCATCCGCACTTGGCAGACCGCGCATGTCATGAAGCGCCGCAGAGGCGCGCTACCCGGAGATGGTGCCGCGGACAACCTGCGCGCGCGTCGCTACGTCGCGAAGTACACCATCGCGCCGGCGGTAACCCACGGCTTGAACACCGAAATTGGCTCTGTCGAGCCGGGCAAGCTCGCCGACCTCGTGCTCTGGGAGCCGGCGTTCTTCGGCGTCCGGCCGCATCTCGTGCTCAAGGCCGGCGTGATCGCCCACGCGAACATGGGCGACGCCAATGCCTCCATCCCGACGCCGCAGCCGCAGCTGCCACGGCCGATGTTCGGAGCGTACGGCGGGATGTCGGCGCGACTCGGGTTGCAGTTCGTCGCGCCCGCCGCACTCGACGACGGGCTGGCCGCACGCTGGTCGAGCGAGCGCCCGTTGGTGCCGATCCGTGACGTGAGCCGGCTGACCAAGGCCGACCTGCCGCAGAACGATGCGCTGCCCTCGATCGACGTCGACCCAGAGACGTTCGCGGTGCACGTCGACGGCGAGCGCATCGAACCCGACCCGGCGACCGAGCTGCCGATGGCGCAGCGCTACTTCCTGTTCTGA
- a CDS encoding urease accessory UreF family protein gives MDALLLLLLDSRSPAGAHSHSSGMEPAIVHGLVHDLVDVEQFCRTRLRTAGLVAADFAANACALGPHAPTSAWHALDAEFEARMPSEALRAASRQLGKGLRRLVCAMLPGCELPAVHHPLVLGAAVAAAGGTPDLAARAAALGTITVPASAAVRLLGLDPFAVQAMLARLACEIAAIPLSGGELRADSAPALDLLADLHHTAEVRLFAS, from the coding sequence ATGGACGCGCTCCTGCTGCTGTTGCTCGACTCGCGGTCCCCGGCGGGCGCGCACTCGCACTCGAGCGGGATGGAGCCGGCCATCGTGCACGGCCTCGTGCACGACCTCGTCGACGTCGAGCAGTTCTGCCGGACCCGACTGCGCACGGCCGGGCTGGTCGCCGCCGACTTCGCGGCGAACGCCTGTGCGCTCGGCCCGCACGCTCCGACGTCGGCGTGGCACGCTCTCGACGCCGAGTTCGAGGCGCGCATGCCGTCCGAGGCGCTGCGTGCCGCATCCCGGCAACTCGGCAAGGGGCTGCGCCGCCTGGTCTGCGCCATGCTGCCCGGCTGCGAGCTGCCGGCCGTACACCACCCGCTCGTGCTGGGCGCGGCGGTCGCAGCGGCCGGTGGCACACCCGATCTCGCCGCCAGGGCCGCGGCACTCGGCACGATCACCGTCCCGGCCAGCGCCGCCGTTCGACTGCTCGGCCTCGACCCGTTCGCCGTACAGGCGATGCTCGCCCGCCTCGCCTGCGAGATCGCCGCCATACCCCTGTCCGGCGGTGAGCTGCGCGCCGACAGCGCACCCGCACTCGACCTGCTCGCCGATCTCCACCACACCGCGGAGGTGCGTCTCTTTGCGTCCTGA
- a CDS encoding urease accessory protein UreD, whose translation MIATAHATVAANGVLAEVRSEPPLTLRQVRAEQEGTCALCLVGSAAGPLAGDERTLRVTALPGARATITAAGAQLAQGRDADCVSTCRTELVLGEQATLTGDTGPLIVAAGARTHVEVSITVAATARLDWREVVVLGRSAEPLGRALIRWDVVRDGTPLLRQSVDLTGEPGLLLAGRRVLASCLLTGPGLAARTVVRHATAAAAKLADDAVLITVLAADAAAAANDLQALRAAVAIGA comes from the coding sequence TTGATCGCGACCGCGCACGCGACCGTCGCCGCGAACGGGGTGCTGGCCGAGGTGCGCAGCGAGCCGCCGTTGACGCTTCGCCAGGTCCGTGCCGAGCAGGAGGGCACGTGCGCGCTGTGCCTCGTCGGCTCGGCGGCCGGGCCACTGGCCGGCGACGAGCGGACGCTCCGCGTGACCGCGCTGCCCGGTGCGCGGGCCACCATCACTGCAGCCGGCGCACAACTCGCACAAGGACGGGATGCCGACTGCGTGTCCACCTGCCGGACCGAGTTGGTGCTCGGCGAGCAGGCCACGCTCACCGGAGACACGGGTCCGCTCATCGTTGCCGCAGGCGCCCGGACGCACGTGGAGGTGTCGATAACCGTCGCGGCGACCGCACGGCTCGACTGGCGCGAGGTCGTCGTGCTCGGACGCAGCGCCGAGCCGCTGGGCCGCGCCCTGATCCGCTGGGACGTCGTCCGCGACGGGACGCCCCTTCTGCGGCAGAGCGTCGACCTCACCGGCGAGCCCGGCCTGCTGCTCGCCGGCCGCCGGGTGCTCGCGTCGTGCCTGCTCACCGGGCCGGGCCTCGCGGCGCGAACAGTCGTCCGGCACGCCACAGCAGCGGCAGCCAAGCTCGCCGACGACGCCGTGCTGATCACCGTCCTGGCAGCGGACGCCGCCGCCGCCGCCAACGACCTCCAAGCGCTGCGCGCGGCCGTCGCAATAGGGGCCTGA
- a CDS encoding EamA family transporter: MSIETATARPPNLLGWAALVVVYVVWGSTYLAIRVGVRDLPPLTMAGVRYLAAGVLLYPIAVRTGGPTVRRTDKPGGRQWLGAALVGLLLLVLGNGGLSIGEQSLDSGFAAVLVATVPLWMVLLAWPIDRTRPTRRSLTGLAVGLVGVAALAGVGSTSGHLAGIAVVLGASAAWGLGSVLARRLALPRRALVAAAAEMITGGVLLLIAAAIHGDYSGIRWSHVPTSGWLALLYLIGPGSVLAFTAYGYALSHLPLATVSTYAYVNPVVAVLLGVTILGEPLTTVELVGTGLVVASVVLTLRRRIPLDDPKHETPPAPQRPAAMITSMDLPPDAGRPGDRARVGS; encoded by the coding sequence ATGAGCATTGAGACCGCCACGGCGCGACCGCCGAATCTGCTCGGCTGGGCCGCGCTGGTCGTGGTCTATGTCGTGTGGGGATCGACCTACCTCGCCATCCGTGTCGGCGTGCGCGACCTGCCACCGCTGACCATGGCCGGGGTCCGCTACCTCGCCGCGGGCGTACTTCTGTACCCGATCGCAGTACGCACCGGAGGCCCGACCGTGCGGCGGACCGACAAGCCGGGCGGGCGTCAGTGGCTGGGTGCCGCGCTGGTCGGGCTGCTACTGCTGGTCCTCGGCAACGGTGGCCTGAGCATCGGTGAACAGAGCCTGGACTCCGGATTCGCCGCCGTCCTTGTGGCCACCGTGCCGCTATGGATGGTGCTGCTGGCGTGGCCGATCGACCGCACCCGACCCACCCGCCGGTCCCTTACTGGTCTGGCCGTCGGCCTCGTCGGTGTCGCGGCCCTGGCCGGTGTCGGCTCGACCTCGGGCCACCTGGCCGGTATCGCCGTCGTGCTCGGGGCCTCCGCAGCGTGGGGACTCGGATCGGTGCTCGCCCGCCGCTTGGCGCTTCCCCGCCGGGCACTGGTCGCCGCAGCGGCCGAGATGATCACCGGCGGTGTCCTGTTGCTGATCGCCGCCGCGATCCATGGCGACTACAGCGGCATCCGCTGGTCGCACGTCCCCACTAGCGGCTGGCTGGCTCTGCTCTATCTGATCGGCCCTGGATCGGTGCTCGCCTTCACCGCCTACGGATACGCCCTTTCCCACCTGCCGCTGGCGACGGTGTCCACGTACGCCTACGTCAACCCGGTCGTAGCCGTCCTGCTCGGTGTCACGATCCTCGGCGAACCGCTCACCACCGTTGAACTGGTCGGGACCGGCCTCGTCGTCGCCTCGGTAGTGCTCACCCTGCGACGCCGCATCCCGCTCGACGACCCCAAGCACGAAACGCCACCCGCCCCTCAGAGGCCCGCCGCCATGATCACGAGCATGGACCTGCCGCCGGATGCCGGCAGACCCGGTGACCGGGCGCGGGTGGGCTCATGA
- a CDS encoding helix-turn-helix domain-containing protein: MQVPHRVVVPLTSNVPIFEAAVACEVFGRTRQDFPVPWWYEVVLCAGQDEPLRTAEGLRLDEGRGLAELAEADTVIVPACADLQGDPPPELLEALRAAHARGARTASICTGAFTLAAAGLLDGRRATTHWMHGDELTRRWPAVRLDPNVLYTQDDQIFTSAGECAGLDLCLHLIRLDHGSRVANALARRMVIAPHREGGQAQFIDSPIRGTDSDRLGPVLDWARLHLDEPLTIDDLAAVAAMSQRTFLRHFRAVTATTPLQWLVHERVARARELLETTDDTIDRIAERCGFGTAASLRTHFVRINKIGPSPYRQTFRPRSAA, from the coding sequence ATGCAGGTTCCGCATCGCGTTGTTGTCCCGCTCACGTCCAACGTTCCGATCTTTGAGGCCGCGGTCGCGTGCGAGGTGTTCGGACGAACCCGCCAGGATTTCCCTGTGCCCTGGTGGTACGAGGTGGTGTTGTGTGCCGGACAGGACGAACCGCTGCGTACCGCGGAGGGGCTGCGGCTGGATGAGGGTCGCGGGCTGGCCGAGCTCGCCGAGGCGGACACCGTCATCGTGCCCGCGTGCGCCGACCTGCAGGGGGACCCGCCGCCGGAACTGCTCGAGGCATTGCGCGCTGCCCATGCCCGGGGCGCGCGAACCGCGTCCATCTGCACCGGCGCGTTCACCCTCGCCGCGGCCGGTCTGCTCGACGGTCGCCGGGCGACCACGCACTGGATGCACGGCGACGAACTCACCCGCCGCTGGCCCGCCGTGCGTCTCGACCCGAATGTGCTGTACACCCAGGACGATCAGATCTTCACCTCCGCCGGCGAATGCGCCGGCCTCGACCTGTGCCTGCACCTGATCAGGCTCGATCACGGCAGCCGCGTCGCCAACGCGCTGGCCCGACGGATGGTCATCGCACCGCACCGCGAAGGCGGGCAGGCCCAATTCATCGACTCGCCGATCCGCGGCACCGATTCCGATCGCCTCGGCCCGGTGCTGGACTGGGCCCGGCTGCATCTGGACGAGCCGTTGACGATCGACGATCTCGCCGCCGTGGCCGCAATGAGTCAACGCACGTTCCTTCGTCACTTCCGCGCCGTCACGGCCACCACTCCGTTGCAGTGGCTGGTGCACGAGCGGGTCGCTCGCGCTCGCGAGCTGTTGGAGACCACCGACGACACGATCGATCGGATCGCCGAACGGTGTGGCTTCGGGACCGCCGCCAGCCTGCGCACTCACTTCGTTCGGATCAATAAAATCGGCCCCAGTCCGTACCGACAGACCTTCCGGCCCCGATCCGCAGCCTGA
- a CDS encoding muconolactone Delta-isomerase family protein: MEYLVTMTTVVPEGTEEESVREIRSREAARSRELAAQGHLLRLWRPPLQPGEWRTLGLFAAADEVELEDVLASMPLRVWRSDQVVPLSAHPNDPPLSRTATAMEFLTTFEVSFPDSASEQEVADIKAREAERTRDLAEQGHLLRLWMLPPTPGNWRALGLWQAADGTEIHAILKSLPMDKWMTTQTTPLTEHPNDPANSGALSC, from the coding sequence ATGGAGTATCTGGTCACGATGACGACGGTGGTTCCGGAGGGAACCGAAGAGGAGTCAGTTCGGGAAATCCGTAGCCGTGAAGCGGCCCGCTCCCGCGAGCTTGCCGCTCAGGGACACCTGCTCCGTCTGTGGCGCCCTCCCCTGCAGCCGGGCGAATGGCGCACCCTCGGACTGTTCGCCGCCGCCGATGAGGTGGAGCTCGAAGACGTCCTCGCCTCGATGCCACTGCGCGTTTGGCGCTCCGATCAGGTTGTCCCGCTATCGGCCCATCCCAACGACCCGCCGCTGTCGCGAACGGCGACTGCCATGGAGTTCCTGACGACGTTCGAGGTCAGCTTCCCCGACAGTGCGAGCGAGCAGGAGGTCGCCGACATTAAGGCACGCGAAGCCGAGCGGACCCGTGACCTCGCCGAGCAGGGACATCTCCTCCGACTGTGGATGCTGCCGCCCACGCCGGGCAATTGGCGGGCGCTCGGCCTCTGGCAAGCTGCGGATGGGACAGAGATACACGCGATCCTCAAGTCGCTGCCAATGGACAAGTGGATGACCACCCAGACGACCCCGCTCACCGAGCATCCGAACGACCCGGCCAACTCCGGGGCTTTGTCGTGCTGA
- a CDS encoding SDR family oxidoreductase, with amino-acid sequence MTTVNQKVAVITGASQGIGAALVQAYRKHGWAVVANSRSIPASDDVGVVTIAGDIADPAVARNVIDSAVRDFGRVDTLVNNAGIFMAKSFTDYTAEDYEALVGVNLTGFVTTTQLAIAQMLRQGDGGHVVQVTTSLVDHANSNVPSVLASLTKGGLQSATKSLAIEFAKQGVRVNAVSPGVIQTPMHAPETYDGLAGLHPVGRMGTISDIVDGVLYLESAPFVTGEILHIDGGQSAGH; translated from the coding sequence GTGACGACCGTCAACCAGAAAGTCGCCGTCATCACCGGCGCGTCGCAGGGCATCGGCGCCGCGCTCGTGCAGGCCTACCGCAAACATGGTTGGGCCGTCGTTGCCAACTCCCGTTCGATCCCGGCATCCGATGACGTCGGCGTCGTCACTATCGCCGGTGACATCGCCGATCCGGCCGTCGCTCGCAATGTGATCGACTCCGCCGTCCGCGACTTCGGCCGGGTCGACACACTCGTGAACAACGCGGGGATCTTCATGGCCAAGTCGTTCACCGACTACACCGCCGAGGACTACGAGGCGCTGGTAGGTGTCAACCTCACCGGCTTTGTCACTACCACGCAGTTGGCCATCGCGCAGATGCTGCGCCAGGGCGACGGCGGTCATGTGGTGCAGGTGACGACCAGCCTGGTCGACCACGCGAACAGCAACGTGCCGTCGGTACTGGCCTCGCTCACCAAGGGCGGCCTGCAGTCGGCGACCAAATCGCTCGCGATCGAGTTCGCCAAGCAGGGCGTGCGCGTCAACGCGGTGTCGCCCGGCGTCATCCAGACCCCGATGCACGCTCCGGAGACCTACGACGGCCTGGCCGGGCTGCACCCGGTGGGCCGCATGGGCACCATCAGCGACATCGTCGACGGTGTGCTGTACCTGGAGAGCGCTCCGTTCGTTACCGGCGAGATCCTGCACATCGACGGCGGCCAGAGCGCCGGTCACTGA
- a CDS encoding LuxR C-terminal-related transcriptional regulator codes for MASGRKAALLLGRRAECEVLDGMLAAARHQHSATLVIRGEAGLGKSALLDYAVRSAPDLKLVRTAGVESESELAFAALHQLCRPMLDLLHGLPSPQRGALMVAFGLEDGPAPDGLLVALATLGLLAETAAEQPVLCVVDDAHWLDHASAQALGFVGRRLLAEPTALIFAARASFSGPDHLAGLPELRLRGLDDEHAKVILASATPGLLDERVRSRIIQETHGNPLALLELGRGLGAAELAGGFGIPIAADLPTWIETEYVERLSQLPDEAQRLILIAAAEPMGDSTLILRAAQGLGIDISAVRAASQSGLLEMGATARFRHPLVRSAVYRAAPPEVRRAVHQALAAATDQGADPDHHAWHRAHAAGGPDEEVATELIDSASRALGRGGVAAAAAFWERAVALTPDPKQRATRALDAAEAHYAAGDFEATQRLLAIAQIGPPDDLRDAGVERMRAQIAFALRRGRDAPLLLLRAAQRLETLDADAARRAYLEALVASVYAGRLANEEDVAAVALAAKTAPPGTDPSAHPELLIRGLATRLTDGYAPAAPMLKDALRLYRALPQQLDWMCVAYNLVAMDLWDDEACFQLASGQVRLARASGTLSWLPFALDYLAEHLIQAGELDLASALLTESERIDPGIRAATLPYVPLILDAWRGDASSVAKVSKVMANGASARGEGAALTYVGYAQAVLYNGLGKYELAAEAAKKASDVNELVISPWALPELVEAAARSGQTETAAAALDRLVEIALATGTDYALGTEKRSRALLSDGESTDGYYREAIELLGHSRTRTGLARTHLIYGEWLRRQNRRIDAREQLRIAYDMLTAMGIQGFAERARRELQATGETVRRRTVDTVNELTPQEAEIARLVCDGNTNPEIGAELFISGRTVEWHLSKVFAKVGVSSRRELRRALLDLEPTASLP; via the coding sequence GTGGCTTCCGGTCGGAAGGCGGCGTTGCTTCTCGGACGGCGCGCCGAATGCGAGGTGCTCGACGGCATGTTGGCCGCCGCGCGCCACCAGCACAGCGCCACATTGGTCATCCGCGGCGAGGCCGGGCTAGGCAAATCCGCACTTCTCGATTACGCAGTCCGATCGGCGCCGGATCTCAAACTTGTGCGAACGGCCGGCGTGGAGTCGGAGTCCGAGCTTGCGTTTGCCGCCCTGCATCAACTGTGCCGGCCGATGCTCGACCTCCTTCACGGGCTACCCAGCCCGCAGCGCGGCGCGCTGATGGTCGCATTCGGTCTGGAGGACGGGCCGGCGCCAGATGGACTGCTGGTTGCACTCGCGACGCTCGGCCTGCTCGCTGAAACAGCCGCGGAGCAGCCGGTGCTTTGTGTCGTAGACGACGCGCATTGGCTCGACCACGCGTCGGCGCAGGCGCTTGGCTTCGTCGGGCGCAGGCTGCTCGCAGAGCCGACCGCGCTGATATTCGCCGCACGAGCTTCGTTCAGCGGTCCTGACCACCTTGCGGGATTGCCCGAACTCCGGCTGCGTGGCCTCGACGACGAGCATGCCAAGGTGATACTGGCATCCGCGACGCCCGGTCTGCTCGACGAGCGGGTCCGGAGTCGAATCATCCAAGAGACACACGGGAATCCGCTGGCGCTGCTCGAGCTCGGCAGGGGGCTAGGAGCGGCCGAGCTCGCTGGCGGGTTCGGCATCCCCATCGCCGCGGATCTGCCGACCTGGATCGAGACCGAGTACGTCGAGCGTTTGAGCCAGCTTCCGGACGAGGCTCAACGCCTGATTCTGATCGCTGCAGCCGAACCGATGGGTGACTCGACCCTGATCCTGCGCGCAGCCCAGGGGCTCGGCATCGACATAAGCGCGGTGCGGGCGGCGAGCCAGAGCGGTCTGCTCGAGATGGGTGCGACTGCGCGCTTTCGCCATCCACTGGTCCGATCCGCGGTGTATCGAGCCGCGCCCCCGGAGGTCCGGAGAGCCGTGCACCAGGCGCTGGCAGCCGCCACCGATCAGGGCGCCGATCCCGACCATCACGCCTGGCACCGCGCGCACGCAGCGGGCGGTCCGGATGAAGAGGTGGCGACCGAGCTCATCGACTCCGCAAGCCGGGCGCTCGGCAGAGGCGGCGTCGCGGCCGCAGCGGCATTCTGGGAACGGGCGGTCGCGCTAACCCCGGACCCGAAGCAGCGCGCTACCCGGGCGCTCGATGCGGCCGAGGCGCACTACGCCGCCGGTGACTTCGAGGCCACGCAAAGGTTGCTGGCCATTGCACAGATCGGACCGCCCGATGATCTGCGCGATGCCGGCGTGGAAAGGATGCGCGCGCAGATCGCATTCGCACTGAGGAGGGGGCGCGACGCGCCGCTTCTCCTGCTCCGCGCCGCCCAGCGACTCGAAACCCTCGACGCGGACGCGGCAAGGCGCGCCTACCTTGAAGCCTTGGTTGCTTCGGTCTACGCCGGCCGACTCGCCAACGAGGAAGATGTCGCAGCGGTCGCCCTGGCAGCGAAGACTGCCCCGCCCGGAACAGATCCGAGTGCGCACCCGGAATTGCTGATCCGAGGGCTCGCAACCCGGTTAACGGACGGCTATGCACCAGCGGCGCCGATGCTCAAGGACGCACTTCGCCTGTATCGAGCGCTGCCGCAGCAGCTGGACTGGATGTGCGTGGCTTACAACTTGGTCGCGATGGACCTGTGGGACGACGAGGCTTGTTTCCAATTGGCCTCTGGACAAGTCCGCCTGGCCCGTGCGAGTGGCACGCTTAGCTGGCTTCCGTTTGCCCTCGACTATCTCGCCGAGCACCTTATCCAGGCCGGCGAGCTCGACCTGGCGAGCGCGTTACTGACCGAGAGCGAGCGGATCGACCCGGGGATCCGAGCCGCGACATTGCCCTATGTCCCGCTCATCCTCGACGCCTGGCGCGGAGACGCTTCGAGCGTCGCCAAGGTCAGCAAGGTGATGGCCAACGGCGCGTCGGCTCGGGGCGAAGGCGCCGCGCTGACCTACGTGGGCTACGCCCAAGCCGTCCTCTACAACGGCCTCGGCAAATACGAGCTTGCTGCCGAGGCAGCCAAGAAGGCCAGCGACGTAAACGAGCTCGTCATCTCACCCTGGGCGCTGCCCGAACTGGTCGAGGCCGCCGCTCGAAGCGGCCAGACCGAGACGGCCGCGGCAGCGCTCGACCGACTTGTTGAGATCGCGCTCGCCACCGGCACCGACTACGCCCTAGGAACCGAGAAGCGATCACGTGCACTGCTGAGTGATGGCGAATCGACCGACGGCTACTACCGGGAAGCGATCGAGCTGCTCGGCCACAGCCGAACCCGGACAGGGTTGGCCCGCACTCACTTGATCTACGGTGAGTGGCTGCGCCGACAGAACCGCCGCATCGACGCTCGAGAACAGTTACGCATCGCATACGACATGCTCACCGCCATGGGTATCCAGGGCTTCGCCGAACGAGCCCGACGAGAGCTGCAGGCCACGGGCGAGACCGTACGCAGGCGCACCGTTGACACCGTCAACGAGCTCACCCCTCAAGAGGCCGAGATCGCCCGGCTCGTATGCGACGGGAACACCAATCCCGAGATCGGCGCCGAGCTGTTCATCAGCGGACGCACGGTCGAGTGGCATCTGAGCAAGGTGTTCGCCAAGGTCGGGGTCAGCTCGCGACGGGAGCTCCGCAGGGCGCTGCTTGACCTGGAGCCCACCGCGTCGCTTCCGTAG
- a CDS encoding DUF3237 family protein codes for MMSTDVPSSGEHPVDLRAAELQMPGELIYEYAPLVTDIVEYGTSADAMFAGETPPPEGARLDLTLEGPIGGPKLNGTVKGKDYLCFRADGKAELHIHAEITTDDGKKIALFADGVAIGQQGSPVFRLRENVTLTTSESDFAWLNSLQIWGVGTVDVSTGQVDLKGYAV; via the coding sequence ATGATGTCAACCGATGTACCTAGCTCCGGCGAGCATCCCGTTGATCTGCGCGCAGCCGAACTGCAGATGCCGGGCGAGCTGATTTACGAATACGCCCCCTTAGTCACGGACATCGTCGAGTACGGTACTTCGGCCGACGCCATGTTCGCTGGAGAGACGCCTCCACCGGAAGGCGCGCGGCTCGACCTGACGCTCGAAGGTCCGATCGGAGGGCCAAAGCTGAACGGAACGGTCAAGGGTAAGGACTACCTCTGCTTCCGCGCCGACGGCAAGGCCGAGCTGCACATTCATGCCGAGATCACCACCGACGACGGTAAAAAGATCGCGCTGTTCGCCGACGGTGTCGCGATCGGGCAGCAAGGCTCGCCAGTCTTCCGACTTCGCGAGAACGTCACCCTCACCACAAGCGAGTCAGACTTCGCCTGGCTGAACTCGCTGCAGATCTGGGGGGTGGGCACCGTCGACGTCTCGACCGGCCAGGTCGACCTGAAGGGGTACGCCGTCTGA